A single genomic interval of Chitinophaga sp. 180180018-3 harbors:
- a CDS encoding MFS transporter yields the protein METALTEQPKTATQQMAQQTVFSILLALSFTHFLNDTLQSLIPAMYPILRDSQGLNFSQVGMITFTFQMSASILQPLVGLYTDKKPQPYSLAIGMGFTLIGLVCLSMATHFYLVLIAVSLVGMGSAVFHPEASRMAYMASGGRHGMAQSLFQVGGNAGSAMGPLLAAMIIVPLGQFHVLWFSGLALVAIVVMMSISKWYLANTHRLKPKKVAEHSNRPALTNTQVYVSLGILLVLIFSKYFYMASMTSYYTFYLIDRFHVSVQASQIYLSIFLVSVAAGTFIGGPVGDRIGRKYVIWISILGVAPFSLLLPHVSLAWTVVLSIFIGVILSSAFSAILVYAQELMPGKVGMISGLFFGFAFGMGGVGSALLGRLADATNIRFVYQVCAYLPLIGLLTGLLPNLGKKKS from the coding sequence ATGGAAACAGCTTTAACAGAACAGCCGAAGACAGCTACCCAACAGATGGCCCAGCAAACGGTATTCTCAATCCTGCTGGCACTCAGCTTCACTCACTTCCTGAATGATACCCTTCAGTCGCTGATCCCGGCGATGTATCCCATATTAAGGGATTCCCAGGGCCTGAACTTCTCACAGGTGGGAATGATCACCTTTACGTTCCAGATGTCTGCTTCCATATTGCAGCCGCTGGTAGGCCTATATACTGATAAGAAACCGCAGCCTTACTCACTGGCTATCGGAATGGGCTTTACCCTGATAGGGCTCGTTTGCCTGTCGATGGCCACTCATTTTTATCTCGTACTAATCGCGGTGTCCCTTGTGGGCATGGGCTCAGCGGTATTTCATCCCGAAGCATCGCGGATGGCTTATATGGCATCGGGAGGCAGGCATGGAATGGCACAGTCGCTGTTCCAGGTGGGCGGCAACGCCGGCAGCGCCATGGGCCCTTTGCTGGCAGCCATGATCATAGTGCCACTCGGACAGTTCCATGTGCTCTGGTTTTCAGGACTTGCCCTGGTCGCTATCGTAGTAATGATGAGCATCAGCAAATGGTATCTTGCCAATACCCACCGTTTAAAACCCAAAAAAGTAGCGGAACACAGCAACCGCCCTGCATTAACGAATACGCAGGTATACGTTTCGCTGGGTATCCTGCTGGTGCTGATTTTCTCTAAGTATTTCTACATGGCCAGCATGACGAGTTACTATACTTTTTATCTGATCGATCGTTTTCATGTCTCTGTTCAGGCCTCACAAATATATCTGAGTATCTTCCTCGTATCAGTAGCCGCCGGCACTTTCATCGGCGGACCTGTGGGCGACCGTATTGGACGGAAATATGTAATCTGGATCTCGATACTTGGCGTAGCGCCGTTTTCACTGCTGCTGCCACATGTATCGCTGGCATGGACGGTAGTACTGAGTATATTCATTGGCGTTATACTCTCCTCTGCTTTTTCCGCTATCCTGGTATATGCACAGGAGCTTATGCCGGGCAAAGTGGGGATGATATCAGGGCTGTTTTTCGGCTTTGCCTTTGGTATGGGTGGCGTGGGTTCTGCATTGCTGGGCCGACTGGCAGATGCCACCAATATCAGATTCGTGTACCAGGTGTGTGCTTATCTTCCTTTAATAGGACTACTGACCGGGTTATTGCCTAACCTTGGGAAAAAGAAGTCATAA